The following proteins are co-located in the Manihot esculenta cultivar AM560-2 chromosome 9, M.esculenta_v8, whole genome shotgun sequence genome:
- the LOC110623139 gene encoding alpha-L-arabinofuranosidase 1 codes for MGSLKLAFTLLLLSFICRCSAVGLDTTLTARLSVNASVGRVIPETLFGIFFEEINHAGAGGIWGELVNNRGFEAGGPNTPSNIAPWSIIGDGSSLIVSTDRSSCFERNKVALRMDVFCDSKGNNICPDGGVGIYNPGFWGMNIQKGKTYKVVLYVRSLGSINISVSLTDSNGLQTLATAKIIASASDVLNWTKAEVLLEAKGTNQNSRLQLTSSQKGVIWFDQVSAMPLDTFKGHGFRTELVEMLADIKPRFIRFPGGCFVEGEWLRNAFRWKETIGPWEERPGHFGDVWMYWTDDGLGHFEFLQLAEDLGASPIWVFNNGISHQDQVDTSTISPFVQEALDGIEFARGDSDSTWGAIRAAMGHPEPFDLKYVAVGNEDCGKKNYRGNYLKFYEAIKRAYPDIKIISNCDGSSRSLDHPADYYDFHVYTSANNLFSMAHKFDQTSRNGPKAFVSEYAVTGKDAGTGSLLAALAEAAFLIGLEKNSDIVEMASYAPLFVHVNDRRWNPDAIVFNSSQQYGTPSYWVQRFFTESSGATLLNSVLQTDASASLIASAIKWQDTVNSKTYLKIKIVNFGSSTVNLNISVDGLGLNSIQESGSTKTELTSANLMDENSFTNPKKVAPLQTLLDKASKDMDVVLSPNSFTSFDLLTELSSISTTDTDSFSRSSI; via the exons ATGGGTTCGTTGAAGCTCGCTTtcactcttcttcttctgaGCTTTATATGTCGATGCTCTGCTGTTGGACTTGATACGACCCTGACAGCACGATTGTCCGTTAATGCTTCTGTTGGTCGGGTTATACCTGAAACGCTTTTTGGAATATTCTTTGAG gagaTAAATCATGCTGGAGCTGGTGGGATATGGGGAGAGCTTGTGAACAACCGCG GTTTTGAAGCTGGGGGCCCTAATACTCCCTCAAATATTGCTCCTTGGTCTATCATTGGTGATGGTTCATCTCTAATTGTATCTACTGACCGTTCATCTTGCTTTGAGCGTAATAAGGTTGCACTCCGAATGGATGTCTTTTGTGATAGCAAAGGCAACAATATTTGCCCTGATGGTGGAGTTGGTATATACAATCCTGGATTCTGGGGCATG AATATTCAAAAAGGCAAGACCTATAAAGTTGTTCTTTATGTTCGATCATTGGGGTCAATCAATATATCTGTGTCTTTGACGGACTCAAACGGATTGCAAACACTGGCTACTGCCAAAATTAT AGCTTCTGCTTCTGATGTTCTGAACTGGACAAAGGCAGAGGTTCTATTGGAAGCCAAAGGAACAAATCAAAATTCCAGACTTCAATTGACATCATCCCAGAAAGGTGTCATATGGTTTGATCAAGTTTCAGCTATGCCCTTAGACACATTTaag GGGCATGGTTTCCGAACTGAGCTTGTTGAAATGCTTGCAGATATAAAACCTCGCTTTATCAGATTTCCAG GTGGCTGTTTCGTTGAAGGTGAATGGTTAAGAAATGCTTTTCGCTGGAAGGAAACAATTGGACCTTGGGAGGAGAGGCCTGGGCACTTTGGTGATGTTTGGATGTATTGGACTGATGATGGACTTGGTCATTTCGAGTTTCTTCAA CTAGCAGAAGATCTTGGCGCATCGCCTATATGGGTGTTCAACAATG GAATCAGCCATCAGGATCAAGTTGATACGTCAACAATTTCACCTTTTGTACAA GAAGCTCTTGATGGTATTGAGTTTGCTAGAGGTGATTCTGATTCTACATGGGGTGCAATTCGAGCTGCAATGGGACACCCAGAGCCTTTTGACTTGAAATATGTAGCAGTTGGAAATGAGGATTGTGGAAAGAAGAATTATAGAG GAAATTATCTCAAGTTTTATGAAGCTATAAAGCGTGCCTATCCTGACATCAAAATAATCTCAAACTGTGATGGGTCTTCCCGCTCTTTGGATCACCCTGCTGATTACTATGATTTTCAT GTCTATACATCTGCCAACAACTTGTTTTCTATGGCACATAAATTTGATCAAACATCACGCAATGGTCCTAAG GCTTTTGTGAGTGAGTATGCTGTGACTGGAAAAGATGCTGGCACAGGAAGTCTTTTAGCTGCACTTGCTGAAGCAGCATTCCTCATTGGGCTTGAAAAGAACAG TGATATTGTTGAGATGGCAAGCTATGCACCACTTTTTGTGCATGTCAACGACAGGCG ATGGAACCCAGATGCAATTGTCTTCAACTCCTCACAGCAATATGGAACTCCTAGCTACTGGGTGCAACGTTTTTTTACGGAATCAAGTGGAGCAACTCTTCTCAACTCTGTGCTTCAAACAGATGCCTCTGCTTCACTTATTGCTTCTGCAATTAAATGGCAGGACACTGTGAATAGTAAAACTTACCTAAAAATAAAG ATTGTGAACTTTGGGAGCAGTACCGTGAATCTCAACATTTCTGTTGATGGACTGGGGCTCAATTCCATACAGGAGTCTGGATCAACAAAGACTGAACTCACTTCTGCTAATCTGATGGATGAGAATTCCTTTACCAATCCAAAGAAG GTGGCGCCTCTGCAAACTCTGCTCGACAAGGCCAGCAAAGATATGGATGTTGTACTCTCGCCGAATTCTTTCACTTCATTTGACTTGTTAACAGAATTAAGCAGTATCAGTACCACAGATACTGATTCTTTCTCCAGATCTTCAATTTAA
- the LOC110622384 gene encoding ubiquitin-conjugating enzyme E2 22: MATNENLPPNVIKQLAKELKNLDESPPDGIKVGVNDEDFSTIYADIEGPAGTPYENGLFRMKLLLSSDFPHSPPKGYFLTKIFHPNIATNGEICVNTLKKDWNPNLGLRHVLIVVRCLLIEPFPESALNEQAGKMLLENYEEYARHARLYTGIHAKPKPKLKSGAISESTTALNVDQSNSSVLNNDQKNTAIAPVIALPSPLAPCTAATKGGNGQEHSSAIVPVAETGDGESETVATPVVSTQKKENGAAKVQVDKRKMDARKKSLKRL; encoded by the exons ATG GCAACAAATGAAAACCTTCCTCCAAATGTAATAAAGCAACTTGCCAAGGAGTTGAAGAATCTTGATGAATCACCGCCTGATGGTATAAAAGTTGGAGTTAATGATGAGGACTTTTCAACCATATATGCTGATATTGAAGGGCCAG CGGGAACGCCATATGAGAATGGACTCTTCCGAATGAAGCTGTTACTCTCTAGCGACTTTCCACACTCTCCACCCAAAG GGTATTTCCTGACAAAGATTTTCCATCCAAATATTGCAACCAATGGTGAGATTTGTGTCAATACATTGAAAAAGGACTGGAATCCAAATCTTGGACTACGACATGTTCTCATt GTTGTGAGATGTTTATTGATTGAACCATTTCCAGAATCAGCCTTAAATGAACAGGCTGGCAAAATGCTCCTTGAAAACTATGAGGAGTATGCTAGACATGCCAG GCTATACACTGGAATTCATGCTAAACCGAAACCTAAATTAAAGTCAGGAGCTATTTCGGAGTCTACTACAGCTTTAAATGTTGATCAAAGTAATTCCTCCGTTCTCAACAATGACCAGAAGAACACAGCAATTGCTCCAGTGATAGCATTGCCATCTCCATTGGCTCCTTGTACAGCAGCCACAAAAGGAGGAAACGGTCAGGAACATTCATCAGCCATTGTTCCAGTGGCTGAGACAGGAGATGGTGAATCTGAGACAGTGGCAACACCAGTAGTCAGTACTCAAAAGAAGGAAAATGGAGCAGCCAAAGTTCAGGTAGACAAGAGAAAAATGGATGCAAGAAAGAAGAGCTTAAAGAGATTGTAA